The following are from one region of the Siniperca chuatsi isolate FFG_IHB_CAS linkage group LG21, ASM2008510v1, whole genome shotgun sequence genome:
- the LOC122868791 gene encoding cytochrome c oxidase subunit 6A, mitochondrial — MSLSPAALAARRVLAAASHSSHEGGARTWKILTIVLAIPGVGVCMANAYMKMQAHSHSQPEFVPYPHLRIRTKKFPWGDGNHSLFHNPHTNPLPEGFESSHH, encoded by the exons ATGTCTCTATCTCCAGCTGCCTTGGCCGCTCGTCGGGTGTTGGCTGCTGCGTCACATTCAAGCCATGAGGGTGGAG CGAGGACCTGGAAGATACTGACCATTGTGTTGGCCATCCCTGGTGTTGGTGTCTGCATGGCCAACGCCTACATGAAGATGCAGGCGCACTCGCACTCGCAGCCAGAATTTGTGCCATATCCTCATCTGCGTATCCGCACCAAG AAATTTCCCTGGGGTGATGGAAACCACTCTCTGTTCCACAACCCTCACACCAATCCTCTGCCTGAGGGTTTCGAGAGCTCCCATCACTGA
- the armc5 gene encoding LOW QUALITY PROTEIN: armadillo repeat-containing protein 5 (The sequence of the model RefSeq protein was modified relative to this genomic sequence to represent the inferred CDS: inserted 1 base in 1 codon), giving the protein MAASPVQSDWKQSRAPSREGHPSSPESSLTWCLAHLSKPGSGAEHHGHGKADSGGGREMDKRSRVSQWRALVAIRTQHIKGDKAGIARFRTQGGLQPLLGLLKHPQCSRKTLDLALSILANCCTELETRIEVRKLDGINIVVEILKRNMALDTVQNRAARALGNLAMDPESSALIHSSGGVPLLLLCVSLPSSQSSPXAAPLKDPCPKLECAQSAARALLYLSDTPSNRLSLLTQGTISALAPLIAPEYPQALRRAALRTLHELTRGCGVECAREVSRSGVLAQLSVMASGESGKPFEELALKTLANMCSQGCLRPLVGSLGVIQKFAEEVKRDPLRSGVFLKALCLCCKEAVNRAKVKESCGLEVLIGFLAAHQSHPLSRLAILACVDFVFDESAMEQLQELGLVPLLVARLVELTRGEEPSAEKMDVSLSSSMSPELLPSSCFDSFDFPPPEGYKKEESGREQGLCSSSFLSLRSWLLSEGLISSEGDLLDSSGVEGEWGGLQIPPSSSPQTSSPNPDSLSSLKNSSPPNPTASSTSSKKAAQPSPVSSSAQPQPSSSWKNTDPPPSSPQPSGALTPQTQPSSSTISSPTKTTQTPVSPSKFSSPHRRRQRAHSAACLTKVTLDTPPSVPRPMAYHHPYHPEPWTPESPILLLLSRFSHATDPSAALVSSGVMSGLLYYLTQHQDPSSRCLRMLCRLSCNPNCLQALVRTGSVALIRHHLCQRGGGFEGKGRQTDRVKAKVKQLGLALLNNLRVQCESGYGSGVLAHVMLSGSESDKMNCALSLPLISSNKSLLKKLLLDSGGLLLALQPLGCDDDEVDEDHPTECGRWLSDWLNSPHSGLTSQLHSLYFSLLIGCLSTLMGGIKMELDKKHLNPVATQSVSKIDRVSPPPSKKPRLADICPYAVSKFDLLLLLDDGTQVPANREAVARVEGTDGVGSEYFWTLLRGGFGEAQGNAEEAIRIKDVSTGMLLPVLHYLHGCRLTKDTETTRESDVGERRGQCQILDTLVLEGLGICQKETEDHSTEDFAFQKTALGEMMIGACRFLVTELQKELEDLCVSLLLSCSTKAASRAASAPTEDNAEKAASQTDQEGLESAEEKLANRTSELELTGFEIQTENLPGQTKKPNGSLHQTDSNKTFFAATVRKDSRGLNTTSDHKTIQSFTPVSKSSCASVVDKSLNPEEFRLRPKNLMKSSAQLLKSAAQDSLSSSEASAGGGALAALLPQVYWFSQRYSYPALGRACLSLLLGCQDCPRPFLSSSLAGDCLRRLARESDCTETLKQDLLRLATVALS; this is encoded by the exons ATGGCTGCATCACCTGTTCAAAGTGACTGGAAACAATCTCGAGCACCCTCCAGAGAAGGGCACCCATCATCACCAGAGTCGTCTTTGACCTGGTGCTTGGCACACCTCTCCAAACCTGGATCAGGAGCTGAACATCACGGGCATGGCAAGGCTGACTCAGGCGGTGGCAGAGAAATGGACAAGAGGTCCAGAGTCTCTCAGTGGCGAGCTCTGGTAGCTATCCGGACGCAGCACATCAAGGGTGACAAGGCTGGCATTGCCAGATTCAGAACTCAAGGTGGTCTCCAGCCCCTGCTGGGCCTGCTCAAACACCCACAATGCTCCAGGAAAACCCTGGACCTGGCTCTGAGCATCCTGGCAAACTGCTGCACTGAGCTGGAGACACGTATAGAG GTTCGTAAGCTTGATGGAATAAATATTGTAG TGGAGATCCTGAAGAGAAATATGGCCCTGGACACGGTCCAGAACAGAGCAGCCCGGGCTTTGGGAAACTTGGCCATGGATCCAGAGAGCTCTGCACTCATCCACTCTTCTG gtggtgttcctcttctcctcctttgtGTGTCTCTTCCTTCTAGCCAGTCCTCCC CTGCTGCTCCACTCAAAGACCCCTGTCCTAAACTGGAGTGTGCTCAGTCGGCTGCTCGGGCTCTCCTCTACCTCTCAGATACGCCCTCTAACCGCCTGTCACTGCTCACCCAAGGGACCATATCTGCTCTTGCACCTCTAATTGCTCCAGAATATCCCCAGGCGCTGAGGCGGGCGGCGCTCAGGACCCTCCACGAGCTGACCCGGGGCTGTGGTGTTGAATGTGCCAGGGAGGTGTCCCGTTCCGGAGTCCTCGCTCAGCTCAGTGTCATGGCGTCGGGTGAGTCAGGTAAACCTTTTGAGGAGCTGGCACTGAAAACCCTGGCCAACATGTGCTCCCAAGGCTGCCTGCGCCCTCTCGTGGGATCACTGGGGGTCATTCAGAAGTTTGCTGAGGAGGTCAAGAGGGACCCACTGAGGTCTGGAGTCTTCCTCAAGGCGCTGTGCTTGTGCTGCAAGGAGGCGGTCAACCGGGCTAAGGTGAAGGAGAGTTGTGGACTGGAGGTGCTCATTGGCTTTTTGGCTGCCCATCAGAGTCATCCCCTTTCCCGACTAGCCATCCTGGCCTGTGTAGACTTTGTTTTTGATGAATCTGCTATGGAGCAATTGCAAGAGCTAGGGCTGGTCCCTCTGCTTGTTGCACGACTAGTTGAGCTCACCAGAGGCGAGGAACCATCTGCTGAGAAGATGGATGTAAGCCTCTCCTCCAGCATGTCTCCTGAGCTCCTGCCCTCTTCATGTTTTGACTCCTTTGACTTTCCTCCTCCTGAGGGCTACAAGAAGGAGGAATCTGGTAGGGAGCAAGGTCTATGTTCATCAAGCTTTTTGAGTCTCAG GTCCTGGTTGTTGTCTGAGGGACTGATCTCTTCAGAGGGGGACCTGCTGGATTCCTCTGGTGTTGAAGGGGAATGGGGGGGTCTTCAGATCCCACCGTCTTCATCCCCTCAAACCTCCTCCCCAAACCCTGATTCCCTTTCCTCTCTTAAAAACTCTTCTCCACCCAATCCTACTGCCTCTTCCACTTCTTCTAAAAAAGCAGCTCAGCCTTCCCCTGTGTCCTCTTCGGCCCAGCCCCAACCGTCATCCTCATGGAAAAACACTGATCCACCTCCCTCTAGTCCTCAACCTTCCGGTGCGCTCACACCCCAAACCCAGCCCAGTTCCTCCACTATCTCCTCTCCCACTAAAACAACCCAAacaccagtctctccatcaaAGTTCTCATCCCCTCACAGAAGGAGGCAGCGTGCTCATTCAGCAGCTTGTTTGACTAAAGTCACTCTTGATACCCCTCCCTCTGTGCCCCGCCCGATGGCTTACCACCACCCCTACCACCCTGAACCCTGGACTCCCGAGTCACCCATCCTACTGCTGCTGTCACGCTTCTCCCACGCCACCGACCCAAGTGCTGCTCTGGTTAGCTCAGGCGTCATGTCTGGCTTGCTCTACTACCTCACCCAGCACCAGGACCCCAGCAGCAGGTGCCTCCGTATGCTTTGCCGGCTGAGCTGCAACCCAAACTGTTTGCAGGCGCTGGTCCGAACTGGCTCGGTCGCACTGATTCGACACCATCTCTGCCAGAGAGGGGGAGGATTTGAGGGAAAGGGGAGACAGACGGACCGAGTGAAAGCCAAAGTTAAACAACTTG GTCTTGCTCTTCTTAATAATctgcgtgtccagtgtgagtcTGGATATGGCTCTGGGGTTCTTGCCCATGTGATGCTGTCAGGCTCTGAGTCTGACAAGAtgaactgtgcactgtctctgcCATTAATCAGCAG CAACAAGTCCCTGTTGAAGAAACTTCTTCTGGACAGCGGTGGGCTGCTCTTGGCTCTGCAGCCCCTTGGTTGCGATGACGATGAAGTGGATGAAGACCACCCCACTGAATGTGGGCGATGGCTTTCTGATTGGTTAAATTCACCGCATTCAGGCCTGACTTCTCAGCTCCACTCGCTGTACTTCTCTCTCCTGATTGGATGCCTGTCTACCCTGATGGGTGGCATAAAAATGGAGCTTGACAAAAAACATCTAAATCCAGTTGCaacacagtcagtcagtaaaaTTGACAGAGTTTCACCCCCTCCCTCGAAAAAGCCTCGCTTGGCTGACATCTGTCCTTATGCAGTCTCGAAGTTTGACCTCCTCTTGCTGCTGGATGACGGGACTCAGGTCCCCGCCAACAGGGAGGCTGTGGCCAGGGTTGAGGGGACAGACGGAGTCGGCTCTGAATACTTTTGGACTCTGTTGAGAGGCGGATTTGGAGAAGCTCAGGGTAATGCGGAGGAAGCCATCCGCATTAAAGATGTCAGCACAGGTATGCTGCTACCAGTGCTGCATTACCTGCATGGATGTCGCCTCACCAAGGACACAGAAACAACAAGGGAAAGTGATgtaggagagaggagaggacagtgTCAGATCCTGGACACATTGGTCCTTGAAGGACTGGGGATCTGccaaaaagagacagaggatcACTCAACAGAAGACTTTGCTTTCCAGAAGACCGCTTTAGGTGAGATGATGATTGGAGCGTGCAGATTTTTGGTGACTGAGCTGCAGAAAGAGTTGGAGGATCTCTGCGTGTCTCTTCTCCTGTCCTGCTCCACCAAGGCTGCTAGTCGAGCTGCATCAGCTCCCACAGAGGACAACGCTGAAAAGGCTGCATCTCAAACGGACCAAGAAGGCCTCGAGTCTGCTGAGGAGAAACTGGCTAATCGAACATCTGAGTTAGAGTTGACTGGTTTTGAAATCCAAACAGAAAATTTACCAGGACAGACGAAGAAACCAAACGGTTCCTTACACCAGACAGACAGTAATAAAACCTTTTTCGCTGCAACTGTTCGAAAGGACAGCAGAGGACTTAATACAACTTCTGATCATAAGACCATCCAAAGTTTCACTCCAGTTTCCAAATCAAGCTGTGCGTCAGTGGTGGACAAATCACTTAATCCAGAAGAGTTCAGGTTAAGACCAAAGAACTTGATGAAAAGTTCAGCACAGCTTCTGAAATCAGCTGCTCAGGACTCCCTTTCTTCCTCAGAAGCCAGTGCAGGAGGTGGGGCCTTGGCTGCTCTCCTCCCCCAGGTATACTGGTTTTCCCAGCGATACAGCTACCCAGCACTGGGTCGGGCCTGCCTGTCTTTGCTGCTGGGCTGCCAGGACTGTCCTCGGCCCTTCTTGTCCTCCTCCCTTGCTGGGGATTGCCTTCGCAGACTTGCCAGAGAGTCTGACTGTACAGAGACTCTGAAACAGGATCTACTACGTTTGGCCACAGTAGCTCTCAGCTGA
- the si:dkey-66i24.7 gene encoding uncharacterized protein si:dkey-66i24.7 isoform X1 has translation MEVIETIVIQSSEVEGKETVVSSVDTDKTKAEFIWTLQATWHLVNTRLEMDQAFDQPVCKKKKLWEMVAEKVNAKLRESEVTDVTVKAYECDLKWRNMLATYRKNAERAKRLGAASVHWEFFKAMHEVLGKSREEIEAQRRAKLSGTRVGKAIANKRFTPILPTPPATAAPCSARPPQDVLQLYMELQERKMNMWAQQKALEERKIEAINNLAQAISSLAQKNSTEMLKDGH, from the exons ATGGAGGTAATCGAGACAATTGTTATACAAAGTAGTGAAGTGGAAGGAAAGGAAACGGTCGTGTCCAGTGTGGACACCGATAAAACCAAAGCAG AATTTATATGGACTCTGCAGGCTACATGGCACCTTGTCAACACTCGACTTGAAATGGACCAGGCTTTTGACCAGCCAGTatgcaagaaaaagaaactttGGGAGATGGTGGCGGAGAAAGTGAATGCCAAACTGAGGGAGTCAGAGGTCACTGATGTCACCGTGAAGGCCTACGAGTGTGACCTCAAGTGGAGAAACATGCTGGCCACCTACAGGAAGAATGCTGAGAGGGCCAAGAGGCTTGGGGCGGCCAGCGTCCACTGGGAGTTCTTCAAGGCCATGCACGAGGTTCTGGGTAAGAGCAGGGAGGAGATCGAAGCCCAGCGGAGGGCCAAGCTCAGTGGGACGAGAGTGGGCAAGGCCATAGCCAACAAGAGGTTTACCCCTATTCTCCCTACACCTCCTGCAACGGCTGCTCCCTGCTCTGCCCGGCCTCCACAGGACGTCCTACAGCTGTACATGGAGCTGCAAGAGAGGAAGATGAACATGTGGGCCCAGCAGAAAGccctggaggagaggaagatagAGGCCATTAACAACCTGGCCCAGGCCATCTCCAGCCTGGCTCAGAAGAACAGCACAGAGATGTTAAAGGATGGACATTAG
- the si:dkey-66i24.7 gene encoding uncharacterized protein si:dkey-66i24.7 isoform X2: protein MDQAFDQPVCKKKKLWEMVAEKVNAKLRESEVTDVTVKAYECDLKWRNMLATYRKNAERAKRLGAASVHWEFFKAMHEVLGKSREEIEAQRRAKLSGTRVGKAIANKRFTPILPTPPATAAPCSARPPQDVLQLYMELQERKMNMWAQQKALEERKIEAINNLAQAISSLAQKNSTEMLKDGH, encoded by the coding sequence ATGGACCAGGCTTTTGACCAGCCAGTatgcaagaaaaagaaactttGGGAGATGGTGGCGGAGAAAGTGAATGCCAAACTGAGGGAGTCAGAGGTCACTGATGTCACCGTGAAGGCCTACGAGTGTGACCTCAAGTGGAGAAACATGCTGGCCACCTACAGGAAGAATGCTGAGAGGGCCAAGAGGCTTGGGGCGGCCAGCGTCCACTGGGAGTTCTTCAAGGCCATGCACGAGGTTCTGGGTAAGAGCAGGGAGGAGATCGAAGCCCAGCGGAGGGCCAAGCTCAGTGGGACGAGAGTGGGCAAGGCCATAGCCAACAAGAGGTTTACCCCTATTCTCCCTACACCTCCTGCAACGGCTGCTCCCTGCTCTGCCCGGCCTCCACAGGACGTCCTACAGCTGTACATGGAGCTGCAAGAGAGGAAGATGAACATGTGGGCCCAGCAGAAAGccctggaggagaggaagatagAGGCCATTAACAACCTGGCCCAGGCCATCTCCAGCCTGGCTCAGAAGAACAGCACAGAGATGTTAAAGGATGGACATTAG
- the LOC122868785 gene encoding uncharacterized protein LOC122868785, which produces MDVSEYVLSAGRAVLDMVERDWQPLSSGELEQRLDQSVEEILEADLIAKLKTQPPPAIYVQLMQSQDNVQPQVLQTRTSSPPVEDSPDPRGPKDPVDTAAVKHIADLLQSSKSRARMAGRARLSLSHTVLLSLTLLSERVSYRSVSRRFHLEKGNIHRIFFSFCEHINMLEETLIRWPVGSEAVEALFPLSSAVKEQEEQHQGVPRVLGVLGHTRIPIRLPIGKHDVESTVPEVKRMKKEAHPDSWLNLQLICDHKGRFLHCRISKGSDVDRGSALRDKLKQHPELMPSGSCLVARAGYPLTAQILTPYPGSHGPREELFNKTLEEHFHILDQALANLRARFQRLRYLDIGNYDRARAVVLTACVLHNVFSDMGQVLQGEVEKEEAITREGEVDDEGVHRRDAISDLLFKNFCSGST; this is translated from the exons ATGGACGTCAGTGAGTATGTTTTATCGGCGGGCAGAGCCGTGCTGGACATGGTGGAACGGGACTGGCAGCCGCTGTCTTCGGGCGAGCTGGAGCAGCGGCTGGACCAGTCGGTGGAGGAGATCTTGGAGGCTGACCTGATAGCAAAACTCAAAACTCAGCCTCCTCCTGCTATATACGTACAGTTAATGCAGAGTCAAGATAATGTGCAGCCCCAAGTTTTACAGACGAGAACATCCAGTCCCCCAGTGGAGGACTCACCAGATCCCCGAGGACCGAAGGATCCTGTAGACACTGCTGCAGTCAAG CACATCGCAGACCTGCTTCAAAGCTCCAAATCCAGGGCTCGAATGGCTGGACGGGCTCGCTTATCCCTGTCCcacactgtcctgctgtccctCACTCTGCTCTCTGAGCGCGTCAGCTACCGCTCTGTGTCCCGACGCTTCCACTTGGAGAAAGGAAACATCCACAggatcttcttttctttctgtgagCACATCAACATGCTGGAAGAGACGCTCATCAGATGGCCAGTCG GCAGTGAGGCTGTAGAGGCCCTTTTCCCGCTCTCCAGTGCAGtgaaggagcaggaggagcagcatcAAGGTGTCCCTCGGGTCCTGGGAGTGTTGGGACACACCCGCATCCCTATCCGCCTGCCAATAGGTAAACATGATGTGGAGAGCACAGTGCCTGAggtgaagaggatgaagaaggaGGCCCATCCCGACTCCTGGCTAAACCTTCAGCTCATATGCGACCATAAGGGCCGGTTCCTACACTGCAGGATCAGTAAAGGATCAGACGTGGACAGAGGCAGCGCTCTGAGAGACAAACTCAAACAGCATCCTGAACTGATGCCCTCTGGCTCCTGCCTGGTGGCCAGAGCCGGCTACCCGCTCACTGCTCAGATTTTAACTCCATACCCAGGAAGTCATGGACCAAGAGAGGAGCTCTTCAACAAGACGCTGGAGGAGCATTTTCACATCCTGGATCAGGCTCTGGCCAACCTGAGAGCCAGATTTCAAAGGCTCAGGTATCTGGATATTGGAAACTATGATCGAGCCAGAGCTGTTGTGCTGACTGCCTGTGTGTTGCACAATGTGTTTTCAGACATGGGGCAAGTGCTTCAAGGAGAAGTTGAGAAAGAGGAAGCCATAACCCGAGAGGGCGAGGTAGATGACGAGGGTGTACACAGACGTGACGCCATCTCagatttgttgtttaaaaacttTTGTTCTGGAAGCACATGA
- the elob gene encoding elongin-B, which translates to MDVFLMIRRHKTTIFTDAKESTTVYELKRIVEGILKRPPEDQRLFKDDVMLNDGQTLGNCGFTNQTARPQAPATVGLAFRLSDDSFEQLRIESFSTPPELPDVMKPQDSGSTANEQAVQ; encoded by the exons ATG GACGTGTTTCTAATGATCCGACGTCACAAGACGACCATCTTCACAGATGCCAAAGAGTCTACCACAGTCTATGAACTGAAGCGCATTGTGGAAGGTATTTTAAAGAGGCCACCTGAAGATCAGAGGCTTTTTAAG GATGACGTAATGCTTAACGATGGTCAAACTCTTGGAAATTGTGGTTTCACAAATCAAACAGCCCGACCTCAGGCCCCAGCCACGGTGGGATTAGCTTTCCGTCTGAGTG ATGATTCATTTGAGCAGCTGAGGATCGAGTCTTTCTCCACTCCCCCAGAGCTCCCTGACGTCATGAAGCCCCAGGACTCGGGCAGCACAGCCAACGAGCAGGCTGTACAGTGA